One window of the Acidimicrobiia bacterium genome contains the following:
- a CDS encoding YciI family protein: MAKYLLLKHYRGAPAPVKDIPMDQWTPDEVETHIQFMSDFATRLEGTGEFVDGQALSPEGVWVRYDGEGRPPVTDGPFAETKDLIAGWMVIDVDSHERAIELAGELSAAPGAGGEPIHEWLEVRPFLAAPLTVTE; the protein is encoded by the coding sequence ATGGCCAAGTACCTGTTGCTCAAGCACTACCGAGGCGCGCCGGCGCCCGTGAAGGACATCCCGATGGACCAGTGGACGCCGGACGAGGTCGAGACGCACATCCAGTTCATGAGCGACTTCGCAACCCGGCTCGAGGGCACCGGTGAGTTCGTCGACGGGCAAGCGCTGTCGCCCGAGGGCGTCTGGGTCCGATACGACGGCGAGGGACGACCACCGGTGACCGACGGCCCGTTCGCCGAGACGAAGGACCTGATCGCCGGCTGGATGGTGATCGACGTCGACAGCCACGAGCGAGCGATCGAGCTCGCTGGCGAGCTGTCAGCAGCGCCCGGCGCCGGCGGTGAGCCGATCCACGAATGGCTGGAGGTCCGACCGTTCCTCGCTGCGCCGCTGACCGTCACCGAGTGA
- a CDS encoding amidohydrolase family protein, producing the protein MTATLEAPYVVDADSHWCEPPDLFLKLAPASIRDRVPRVEVIDGQRTWIFDGEPAGEYSAGGVVARDGSKESAHKALREWDFDQVHRGGHDPKVRLEVLDECGIDAQVIFPGSLGLGGQGLGVSKDEALCMQVLQIYNDRNLGVQADTNNRLIPLPVMPAWSIDRCVEEAQRVAADGGRGVNMTSDPQDLGAPDLANRAWDPFWEVCSDLQLPVHFHIGASITAMSMFEHYPWPSQALNVALGIQGTMLFIGNARVVINSIMSGMFDRHPNLKMVSVESGVGWIPFILEALDYEMAENAPAELAELGKMPSEYFGSNMFATFWFENGQNNLPKLIESVGEDSILFETDFPHPTCLYPNPLQTVAAKMATLAPETRNKIYGENARKLYRL; encoded by the coding sequence ATGACAGCAACGCTCGAAGCCCCGTACGTCGTCGATGCCGACTCCCACTGGTGCGAGCCGCCCGACCTGTTCCTGAAGCTCGCCCCGGCGTCGATCCGCGACCGCGTCCCTCGTGTCGAGGTGATCGACGGTCAACGGACGTGGATCTTCGACGGCGAGCCGGCGGGTGAGTACAGCGCCGGCGGTGTCGTCGCGCGCGACGGCTCGAAGGAGAGCGCGCACAAAGCGCTGCGCGAGTGGGACTTCGACCAGGTGCACCGCGGCGGCCACGACCCTAAAGTGCGGCTCGAGGTGCTCGACGAGTGCGGGATCGACGCGCAGGTCATCTTCCCCGGCTCGCTCGGCCTCGGTGGCCAAGGCCTCGGCGTGAGCAAGGACGAGGCGCTCTGCATGCAGGTGCTCCAGATCTACAACGACCGGAACCTCGGCGTGCAGGCCGACACGAACAACCGTCTCATCCCACTCCCGGTGATGCCGGCGTGGAGCATCGACCGGTGTGTGGAGGAGGCACAGCGCGTCGCCGCCGACGGCGGGCGCGGTGTGAACATGACGTCGGACCCCCAGGACCTCGGCGCACCCGATCTCGCCAACCGCGCCTGGGACCCGTTCTGGGAGGTGTGCAGTGATCTCCAGCTGCCGGTGCACTTCCACATCGGAGCCAGCATCACCGCGATGTCGATGTTCGAGCACTACCCGTGGCCGTCACAAGCGTTGAACGTCGCCCTCGGGATTCAGGGCACGATGCTGTTCATCGGCAACGCGCGCGTCGTGATCAACTCGATCATGTCCGGGATGTTCGACCGGCATCCGAACCTGAAGATGGTCTCGGTGGAGAGCGGTGTCGGCTGGATTCCGTTCATCCTCGAAGCGCTCGACTACGAGATGGCGGAGAACGCACCGGCGGAGCTCGCCGAGCTCGGGAAGATGCCATCCGAGTACTTCGGGAGCAACATGTTCGCCACGTTCTGGTTCGAGAACGGCCAGAACAATCTGCCCAAGCTCATCGAGTCAGTGGGTGAGGACAGCATCCTGTTCGAGACTGACTTCCCGCACCCGACCTGTCTGTATCCGAACCCGCTCCAGACGGTCGCGGCCAAGATGGCCACGCTGGCACCCGAGACGCGCAACAAGATCTACGGCGAGAACGCCCGCAAGCTGTATCGGCTCTGA
- a CDS encoding GAF domain-containing protein, translating into MGSGDRATPATGAEERFEQIVEALAEVAAGVSLPTVLRHIVESTCRLVDARYGALGVIGDDQRLIEFVAHGAPDDMLDQVGHYPEGLGILGLLIVEPKPLRVRDLTQHPASYGFPEGHPPMHSFLGVPIVIGDDVFGNLYLCEKQGAEEFDEEDERLAVSVAGVAAVAIENVRLHERFQDLAVLQDRERIARDLHDKVIQRVFAAGMALQATARLAAPEVADRIVGAVDELDAIIAEVRSTIFALEARPADRPNISAVVLDLVDHTTRAAGIEPAVRIDGALNNLVTPELGEELLAVLREALANAVRHSGARHIDVTVSADRDLAVVVRDDGHGLADPAARGHGHGLANLTSRAQARGGTFSIGPSEPGGTVLEWRVPLLG; encoded by the coding sequence TTGGGCAGCGGCGACCGCGCGACGCCGGCCACCGGCGCCGAGGAGCGTTTCGAACAGATTGTCGAGGCATTGGCCGAAGTCGCGGCCGGTGTCAGCCTTCCAACCGTGTTGCGCCACATCGTCGAGTCCACATGCCGACTCGTTGACGCCCGCTATGGCGCACTCGGCGTCATCGGTGACGACCAACGCTTGATCGAGTTCGTCGCCCATGGCGCACCCGACGACATGCTCGACCAGGTGGGCCACTATCCCGAGGGGCTCGGCATCCTGGGATTGCTCATCGTCGAACCCAAGCCGCTGCGCGTGCGCGACCTGACGCAGCACCCCGCGTCGTACGGCTTCCCCGAGGGCCACCCGCCGATGCACTCGTTTCTCGGTGTCCCCATCGTGATTGGTGACGACGTGTTCGGCAACCTCTATCTCTGTGAGAAGCAGGGGGCGGAGGAGTTCGACGAAGAGGACGAACGGCTGGCCGTGTCCGTCGCCGGCGTCGCGGCCGTTGCCATCGAGAATGTCCGGCTTCATGAGCGTTTCCAGGATCTCGCGGTGCTCCAGGATCGCGAACGGATCGCGCGCGATCTGCACGACAAGGTCATCCAGCGAGTGTTCGCGGCCGGGATGGCGCTGCAAGCAACGGCGCGGCTCGCCGCGCCGGAGGTGGCAGATCGAATCGTCGGGGCCGTGGACGAGCTCGATGCGATCATCGCCGAGGTCCGCAGCACAATCTTCGCCCTCGAGGCGCGTCCCGCCGATCGCCCCAACATCAGCGCGGTGGTCCTGGACCTGGTGGACCACACCACGCGGGCTGCCGGCATCGAGCCCGCGGTGCGAATCGACGGCGCGCTCAACAACCTCGTAACCCCCGAGCTCGGCGAAGAGCTGCTCGCGGTGCTCCGAGAAGCGCTGGCGAACGCGGTGCGTCATTCGGGAGCCCGTCATATCGATGTCACGGTGAGCGCCGACCGCGACCTCGCCGTAGTCGTGCGGGACGACGGTCACGGTCTTGCCGATCCCGCCGCGCGCGGGCACGGACACGGGTTGGCCAATCTGACTTCCCGAGCCCAGGCGCGCGGTGGCACGTTCTCGATCGGGCCGAGCGAACCGGGCGGGACCGTGCTCGAGTGGCGAGTGCCGCTCCTGGGCTAA
- a CDS encoding response regulator transcription factor has product MKAVRIFLLDDHEVVRRGLRELLESEDDLEVVGEAGTAQEALARIPPTRPDVAVLDIRLPDGDGVEVCREVRSQHPEIQCLILTSFSDDEALFQAIMAGAAGYLLKQIKGNDLVDAVRRVAGGQSLLDPAITAQVLERLRAGPKTDERLDTLTEQERKILDLIAEGLTNRQIAERIHLAEKTVKNYVSNLLAKLGMERRTQAAVYAARLRDGIATDG; this is encoded by the coding sequence ATCAAGGCCGTTCGTATCTTCCTGCTCGACGACCACGAGGTGGTCCGCCGCGGCCTGCGTGAGCTACTCGAGTCAGAGGACGATCTCGAAGTCGTCGGTGAAGCCGGCACGGCCCAGGAGGCGCTGGCGCGCATCCCACCGACTCGCCCGGATGTCGCGGTCCTCGACATTCGCCTTCCCGATGGAGATGGCGTCGAGGTGTGTCGGGAGGTGCGGTCGCAGCACCCCGAGATCCAGTGCCTGATCCTGACGTCGTTCTCGGATGATGAAGCCCTGTTCCAAGCGATCATGGCCGGCGCGGCCGGGTATCTCCTCAAGCAGATCAAGGGCAACGACCTCGTCGATGCCGTCCGACGCGTTGCGGGCGGCCAGTCGCTCCTGGATCCGGCAATCACCGCTCAAGTGCTTGAACGCTTGCGGGCCGGTCCCAAGACCGACGAGCGTCTCGACACGTTGACCGAGCAGGAACGCAAGATCCTCGACCTGATCGCCGAAGGTTTGACCAACCGCCAGATCGCGGAGCGGATCCATCTCGCCGAGAAGACCGTGAAGAACTACGTCTCGAACCTCTTGGCCAAGCTCGGGATGGAGCGCCGAACGCAAGCCGCGGTCTACGCGGCGCGGCTGCGCGACGGCATCGCGACTGACGGCTAA
- a CDS encoding alpha/beta hydrolase, with translation MPAATVDGVSISYEVIGEGRPWAITPGGRFSKDYPGVRELAEALARDGNQVLIWDRPNCGKSDVCFTGSSESAMQADTLAALLTQLDMTPAVIAGGSGGSRISMLTAARHREVASGLALWWISGGVYGLMMLGVHYCGQSLVKAWEGGMEDVVALEEWAEVLERNPSNRQRFLDQDRGEFIATMERWMQAYCPSDEELVPGLANADASALDIPALVFHSGESDAYHTRATSEQIAAGLPNARLVEPPWGDREWIERGEAREASGGSLFERWALLVPQLTEWSRDVFS, from the coding sequence ATGCCGGCGGCAACGGTCGATGGCGTGTCGATCTCTTACGAGGTCATCGGTGAGGGACGCCCGTGGGCGATCACACCCGGCGGCCGGTTCAGCAAGGACTATCCCGGTGTCCGGGAGCTGGCCGAGGCGCTCGCGCGCGACGGCAACCAGGTCTTGATCTGGGACCGACCGAACTGCGGCAAGTCCGACGTCTGCTTCACCGGATCGTCGGAGTCCGCGATGCAGGCGGACACGCTCGCCGCGCTGCTCACGCAGCTCGACATGACGCCAGCGGTCATCGCGGGCGGTTCGGGTGGGTCGCGGATCTCGATGCTCACGGCCGCGCGCCATAGAGAGGTCGCGTCCGGTCTCGCGCTGTGGTGGATCAGCGGAGGCGTCTATGGGCTGATGATGCTGGGCGTGCACTACTGCGGTCAGTCGCTCGTGAAGGCGTGGGAAGGTGGGATGGAGGACGTCGTCGCGCTCGAAGAGTGGGCGGAGGTCCTCGAGCGCAACCCGTCGAACCGTCAACGGTTCCTCGACCAGGACCGCGGCGAGTTCATCGCCACGATGGAACGGTGGATGCAGGCCTACTGCCCGAGCGATGAGGAGCTGGTTCCGGGACTCGCGAACGCCGACGCGTCTGCCCTCGACATCCCCGCGTTGGTGTTCCACAGCGGCGAGAGCGACGCGTACCACACGCGCGCAACGTCAGAACAGATCGCCGCGGGGCTCCCGAACGCCCGACTCGTCGAGCCGCCGTGGGGCGACCGGGAGTGGATCGAGCGCGGCGAAGCGCGAGAAGCAAGCGGTGGAAGCCTGTTCGAGCGCTGGGCCCTGCTGGTGCCTCAGCTGACGGAGTGGTCGCGGGACGTGTTCTCGTGA
- a CDS encoding CoA transferase, giving the protein MIVRRDRVVDLLKGFRVLDVSTHGVVPIAGSILASWGADVIKVEDPEHGDLMRGGTVWGVPPPKGGSGHLYHIFNHGKRCAAINLKHERGREALLKIVETSDVFLTSYLPGVRQRLGIDVDDIRARRPDIVYGRNTGRGTKGPFAELGGFDATSFWSRAGLATATSAPNQTSPTSMPAPAFGDSQTGFALASGIVAALLHRERTGEGMVIDTSLLNSGMWAMQTAIVTTTLLGTDEHRRPPRGAAAPLVNSYRTKDGRFIHLCMDQQHYWPSFCDAVGRPEWKDDPSLATHEAREENADRCVKLVEELFAERTYAEWNKILAGQRGPFDPVQKVGELASDPQVVANGYMTDIEDEVGRTLSLVTPPVQFDGAQYETHAAPEHGAHTDEVLVEVGYDMGEVIQLKIDGAIH; this is encoded by the coding sequence TTGATCGTCAGAAGGGACCGCGTCGTGGATCTACTCAAGGGTTTCCGCGTCTTGGACGTGTCGACGCACGGCGTGGTCCCGATCGCGGGGAGCATCTTGGCGTCGTGGGGTGCCGACGTCATCAAGGTCGAGGACCCTGAACACGGCGACCTCATGCGGGGCGGGACCGTGTGGGGCGTGCCACCACCCAAGGGCGGCTCGGGTCACCTGTACCACATCTTCAACCATGGGAAGCGGTGCGCCGCGATCAATCTGAAGCACGAGCGCGGTCGGGAAGCGCTGCTCAAGATCGTCGAGACCAGTGACGTCTTTCTGACCAGCTACCTGCCCGGCGTGCGCCAGCGTCTCGGCATCGATGTGGACGACATCAGGGCGCGCCGACCGGACATCGTCTACGGCCGCAACACCGGGCGCGGAACCAAGGGGCCGTTCGCCGAGCTGGGCGGGTTCGACGCAACCTCGTTCTGGTCCCGGGCCGGGCTGGCGACGGCGACGTCGGCCCCGAACCAGACCAGCCCGACCTCGATGCCCGCGCCCGCCTTCGGCGACAGCCAGACCGGCTTTGCCCTCGCCTCGGGCATCGTCGCTGCCCTGCTGCACCGGGAACGCACGGGCGAGGGCATGGTGATCGACACATCGCTACTCAACTCCGGCATGTGGGCGATGCAGACCGCGATCGTGACCACCACGCTCTTGGGCACGGACGAGCACCGCCGCCCCCCGCGCGGCGCCGCCGCGCCGCTCGTCAACTCCTACCGGACGAAGGACGGCCGGTTCATCCACCTGTGCATGGACCAACAGCACTACTGGCCCTCCTTCTGTGACGCCGTGGGCCGACCGGAGTGGAAGGACGACCCATCGCTCGCCACCCACGAAGCGCGAGAAGAGAACGCGGACCGCTGCGTCAAGCTTGTCGAGGAGCTCTTCGCCGAGCGGACCTACGCCGAGTGGAACAAGATCCTCGCCGGTCAACGAGGCCCGTTCGATCCCGTGCAGAAGGTCGGTGAGCTGGCCTCGGATCCGCAGGTCGTCGCGAACGGCTACATGACCGACATCGAAGATGAGGTGGGCCGCACGCTCAGTCTCGTGACTCCCCCGGTGCAGTTCGACGGTGCCCAGTACGAGACGCACGCAGCGCCCGAACACGGGGCCCATACCGACGAGGTGCTCGTCGAGGTCGGGTACGACATGGGCGAGGTCATCCAGCTCAAGATCGACGGCGCGATCCATTAG
- a CDS encoding putative quinol monooxygenase: MIFIVVKQWVRAKYADDWPSLVEEFTASTRAEPGNISFDWYRSAEDPNLWVLIEVFRDAEAGQAHVESAHFKDASSMMPRWLAAVPAIIHVEVPAGFAPVGEASS; this comes from the coding sequence ATGATCTTCATCGTCGTCAAGCAATGGGTGCGTGCCAAGTACGCCGATGACTGGCCGTCGCTCGTTGAGGAGTTCACAGCGTCGACCCGCGCAGAGCCGGGCAACATCTCCTTTGATTGGTACCGGAGTGCCGAAGATCCCAATCTGTGGGTGCTGATCGAGGTCTTCCGTGACGCCGAGGCAGGACAGGCTCATGTCGAGTCCGCACATTTCAAGGACGCGAGCTCGATGATGCCCCGCTGGCTCGCCGCCGTTCCCGCGATCATCCACGTCGAGGTGCCCGCCGGCTTCGCGCCCGTGGGCGAAGCGTCCTCCTGA
- a CDS encoding pyridoxamine 5'-phosphate oxidase family protein has protein sequence MSEQSWLEELSTEKCLHLLRQSSVGRIAVVVDHFPIILPINYRLAESSGRTWIALRTRPGNVIDQAAMNVAFEVDGLDPAHREGWSVLVRGTLHRVDADAADFSERFDPEPWMLTERDAWLVIEPFAITGRRLHAAEREWAFHVAAYL, from the coding sequence ATGAGCGAGCAGTCCTGGTTGGAGGAGCTCTCCACCGAGAAATGTCTGCACCTCTTGCGTCAAAGTTCGGTTGGTCGCATCGCAGTGGTCGTCGACCACTTTCCCATCATCCTGCCGATCAACTACCGCCTCGCCGAATCGAGCGGCCGCACGTGGATCGCACTGCGCACGAGACCGGGTAACGTCATCGACCAGGCGGCGATGAACGTGGCCTTCGAGGTCGACGGACTGGACCCGGCGCATCGGGAGGGCTGGTCAGTGCTCGTGCGCGGCACGCTGCACCGAGTGGACGCCGACGCCGCAGACTTCAGCGAGCGGTTCGATCCCGAACCCTGGATGCTCACGGAACGAGACGCCTGGCTCGTGATCGAGCCATTCGCGATCACCGGCCGACGCTTGCATGCAGCCGAGCGCGAGTGGGCATTCCACGTCGCCGCGTACCTCTGA
- a CDS encoding flavodoxin domain-containing protein: MKAVVVYESMYGNTHAIADAIGRGLEHTADVTVVAVHDVDAALMQGADLVVVGGPTHVHGMSRASTREAAVDAAEKPESGLIMDPGADGDGVREWLDSIGRLDTRAAAFDTRLDAPAPLTGRASKGIAHKLRQHGCELVADPESFLVTKETHLEPDEEAHARRWGATLAAKLREDASATRRS; this comes from the coding sequence ATGAAAGCTGTCGTGGTGTACGAGTCGATGTATGGCAATACGCATGCGATCGCTGACGCCATCGGGCGCGGCCTGGAACACACCGCCGACGTGACGGTCGTGGCGGTGCACGACGTCGACGCCGCGCTGATGCAGGGCGCAGATCTGGTCGTCGTGGGCGGGCCGACCCACGTGCACGGGATGAGCCGCGCCAGCACGCGCGAGGCAGCTGTCGACGCCGCGGAGAAGCCCGAGAGCGGACTGATCATGGATCCCGGTGCAGACGGAGACGGAGTACGCGAATGGCTCGACTCGATCGGCCGGCTCGATACGCGGGCCGCCGCCTTCGACACGCGCCTCGACGCACCCGCGCCCCTCACTGGCCGCGCCTCCAAGGGCATCGCACACAAGCTTCGCCAGCACGGATGCGAGTTGGTCGCCGACCCCGAGAGCTTCCTGGTCACCAAGGAGACGCACCTCGAGCCCGACGAGGAGGCGCACGCGCGTCGGTGGGGCGCGACGCTCGCGGCCAAGCTGCGGGAGGACGCGTCCGCCACTCGCCGGTCATGA
- a CDS encoding CopD family protein: MLDVTERTIRLFLHVLATTIWVGGQITLAGLVPGLRGVSPDAPKATARRFAQLAWPAYGVLIATGVWNILALNAPWSGPYGTTLIVKLVVVGLSGVAAGLHSVSKSTLGLAIWGSVAGLSAIGALFLGVLLHG; encoded by the coding sequence GTGCTTGACGTCACCGAGCGGACGATCCGCCTGTTTCTCCACGTCCTGGCCACAACCATCTGGGTTGGCGGCCAGATCACGCTCGCCGGGCTCGTCCCCGGATTGCGCGGAGTGAGCCCGGATGCCCCGAAGGCGACCGCCCGGCGATTCGCACAGCTGGCGTGGCCCGCATACGGCGTGTTGATCGCCACCGGCGTGTGGAACATCCTTGCCCTGAACGCACCGTGGAGCGGGCCGTACGGGACCACTTTGATCGTCAAGCTCGTGGTGGTCGGGCTTTCCGGCGTCGCCGCTGGGCTCCATTCCGTGAGCAAATCGACGCTGGGCCTCGCGATCTGGGGCAGCGTCGCCGGCCTCTCGGCGATCGGCGCGCTGTTCCTTGGGGTCCTGCTTCACGGCTGA
- a CDS encoding OB-fold domain-containing protein: MAEPRYFPGGMPMPLPEPATAGFWEGCAAHELRIQKCANCGIHRHVPAPICRACQSFEYTWDVSKGTGCIFSYIVVHHSVHTATDAIVPYNVSVIELDDCGGVLVTSNVVDCSNDDLYVGMPVSLVWEQVDPSFSLYRFSRMGG; this comes from the coding sequence GTGGCTGAGCCCCGGTACTTCCCCGGCGGAATGCCCATGCCGCTGCCGGAACCGGCGACGGCGGGCTTCTGGGAGGGGTGCGCGGCGCACGAGCTGCGGATTCAGAAGTGCGCAAACTGTGGGATCCACCGGCACGTGCCGGCCCCGATCTGCAGAGCGTGTCAGTCGTTCGAATACACGTGGGACGTCTCGAAAGGAACCGGGTGCATCTTCAGCTACATCGTCGTGCACCACTCGGTGCACACCGCGACCGACGCGATCGTGCCGTACAACGTGTCGGTCATCGAGCTCGATGACTGCGGAGGCGTGCTCGTGACGAGCAATGTCGTCGACTGCTCGAACGATGACCTGTACGTCGGGATGCCGGTGAGCCTCGTCTGGGAGCAGGTCGACCCGTCGTTCTCGCTCTATCGGTTCAGCCGAATGGGTGGCTGA